A stretch of Natronospira bacteriovora DNA encodes these proteins:
- a CDS encoding threonine ammonia-lyase has translation MAKTDITAWPDRKSVESAADRIRDHVESTPLRHFSALDASVGQRVFLKCENLQAGGAFKARGACNAVFSLSPAAARRGVATHSSGNHAAALARAAHLRGIPAHVVMPEGAARPKQEAARRWGARIIECQPTMASRVATLEAVVADTGATVIHPYEDGRVMAGQGTVAMEILAQLGDLGPGDTLVAPVGGGGLISGMSAYLAEACPGARIVGVEPEGADDTIRSLAAGRIVPVQPSTIADGLRATVGTSNLAIIRKHVHAVVSVSDDAIIGAMKLLLRHSGMVLEPSGVVAVAALMQGRVEAGERVVAVLTGGNVDRTAFDFLPPPD, from the coding sequence ATGGCAAAAACGGACATCACGGCCTGGCCGGACCGAAAATCGGTGGAATCCGCCGCCGATCGTATCCGAGACCATGTAGAGAGCACGCCGCTCAGGCATTTCTCCGCCCTTGATGCGAGTGTGGGGCAGCGGGTATTTCTGAAATGTGAAAACCTTCAGGCGGGTGGTGCTTTCAAGGCCCGTGGTGCCTGCAATGCCGTTTTTTCGCTGTCCCCGGCGGCTGCAAGGCGGGGTGTGGCGACCCACTCCTCTGGCAACCATGCCGCTGCGCTGGCAAGAGCGGCCCACCTTCGCGGCATTCCGGCCCACGTCGTCATGCCCGAGGGTGCAGCCCGTCCCAAGCAGGAAGCGGCCCGCCGCTGGGGTGCCCGGATCATCGAATGCCAGCCCACCATGGCCAGTCGGGTGGCGACACTGGAGGCCGTTGTGGCCGATACCGGCGCCACCGTCATACACCCGTACGAGGATGGCCGGGTAATGGCCGGCCAGGGCACCGTGGCAATGGAAATTCTGGCGCAGCTGGGGGATCTGGGGCCCGGCGACACACTGGTTGCGCCGGTGGGCGGAGGTGGTCTCATCTCGGGCATGTCGGCTTACCTGGCCGAGGCCTGCCCGGGCGCGCGCATTGTCGGGGTGGAGCCGGAAGGGGCGGATGACACCATTCGTTCCCTCGCGGCCGGGCGGATCGTGCCCGTGCAGCCATCCACCATTGCGGACGGTCTCAGGGCGACGGTCGGGACGAGCAATCTCGCCATCATCCGCAAGCATGTCCATGCGGTGGTGAGTGTCAGCGATGATGCCATCATCGGAGCCATGAAGCTGTTGTTGCGGCACAGTGGAATGGTGTTGGAACCATCGGGTGTGGTGGCCGTTGCCGCGCTCATGCAAGGGCGTGTGGAAGCCGGGGAGCGGGTCGTGGCCGTGCTCACCGGCGGCAATGTTGATCGTACCGCCTTTGATTTCCTGCCGCCGCCGGACTGA
- a CDS encoding DUF2147 domain-containing protein, whose protein sequence is MNNHLLALLMSLLLSGAAIADPVEGRWWTEDGEAIVEIRLLDEGLAGRIIWLLEPRHPESHERAGQPLLDVENPEPEIRERPVLGLRILEGFERRREGDWRGGEVYDPENGRTYRARLRAVDEGAGLNLRGYVGTPMLGRTSHWKRLEGDIPSDRGQGIDDHDGKGEQ, encoded by the coding sequence ATGAATAATCACTTGCTCGCATTGCTCATGTCGTTGCTGTTGAGTGGGGCGGCCATCGCCGATCCGGTGGAAGGTCGATGGTGGACGGAAGACGGTGAGGCCATTGTGGAGATCCGTCTCTTGGATGAAGGGCTTGCGGGCAGAATCATCTGGCTCCTTGAGCCTCGTCATCCGGAGTCCCACGAACGTGCCGGGCAGCCGCTTCTGGACGTGGAGAACCCTGAACCCGAGATTCGGGAGCGGCCGGTGCTGGGTCTGAGGATACTGGAGGGTTTCGAACGACGGCGTGAAGGTGACTGGCGCGGTGGTGAGGTCTACGATCCGGAGAATGGCCGAACCTACCGGGCCCGCCTGCGAGCCGTGGATGAGGGTGCCGGGTTGAATCTCCGTGGCTATGTGGGCACGCCTATGCTGGGGCGCACATCACATTGGAAACGTCTGGAAGGTGATATTCCTTCGGATCGAGGTCAAGGCATCGATGACCATGACGGCAAGGGTGAGCAATGA
- a CDS encoding YbaB/EbfC family nucleoid-associated protein, giving the protein MKGGLGGLMKQAQQIQEQMKKAQEELAQLEVTGSAGGGMVEVVLTGRHEVRAIRIDDSLVGDDREMLEDLVAAAFNDAVRKVEETTQEKMSGMAGGMGGMMPPGMKLPF; this is encoded by the coding sequence ATGAAAGGTGGACTGGGAGGCCTGATGAAGCAGGCCCAGCAGATTCAGGAGCAGATGAAAAAAGCGCAGGAAGAGCTGGCGCAGCTAGAAGTGACCGGCAGTGCCGGTGGCGGCATGGTGGAAGTGGTGCTGACCGGGCGCCATGAGGTTCGGGCCATTCGTATCGATGACAGCCTGGTGGGCGATGATCGGGAGATGCTCGAGGACCTGGTGGCGGCGGCCTTCAACGATGCCGTGCGCAAGGTGGAGGAAACCACCCAGGAGAAAATGTCAGGGATGGCCGGCGGCATGGGCGGCATGATGCCACCGGGCATGAAACTGCCATTCTGA
- a CDS encoding alkane 1-monooxygenase, giving the protein MATKDPLFHARIIRPGFLLPFILPLLLWLGVTWGGFWAFLPVVVVFGLIPLADLLVGRDRANVDERVLQKVLDSRFYSLILYLWVPVQFAVLVWAVWRAGQAMDGIALAGLMVSTGVITGGIGITVAHELGHRRGLFEKTLARLLLISVAYLHFLVEHNRGHHSRVATPDDPATARFGESFYRFLPRTLLGSWRSAWDLEVERMQKEGCGFWSLRNQMIWAIAGPLFLLMAAYGLAGSVGAATFAVQAVIAFTLLEVVNYIEHYGLERRRTGTGRYEKVRIHHSWNASERLTNFILFNLQRHSHHHAHSITPYQALQHFDESPQLPTGYAGMVLLALVPSLWRRVMDPRAKRYRQDVLGIEGQDA; this is encoded by the coding sequence ATGGCAACGAAAGACCCCCTGTTTCATGCTCGAATCATTCGGCCTGGCTTTCTGCTGCCGTTCATTCTGCCCTTGCTTCTATGGTTGGGAGTGACCTGGGGTGGATTCTGGGCCTTTCTGCCGGTAGTGGTCGTCTTCGGCCTGATTCCCCTGGCCGACCTCCTTGTCGGGCGTGACCGGGCCAATGTGGATGAGCGGGTTCTGCAAAAGGTGCTGGACAGCCGTTTCTACAGCCTGATTCTCTACCTTTGGGTGCCGGTTCAGTTTGCTGTTCTGGTCTGGGCGGTGTGGCGTGCGGGGCAGGCAATGGATGGTATTGCCCTGGCGGGCTTGATGGTCTCCACCGGCGTCATCACCGGTGGCATCGGGATTACCGTGGCCCATGAGTTGGGTCACCGGCGCGGACTGTTCGAGAAGACCCTTGCCCGGCTGTTGTTGATCAGCGTTGCCTATCTGCATTTCCTGGTTGAACACAACCGGGGCCATCATAGCCGGGTGGCGACACCGGACGATCCGGCCACGGCTCGATTCGGCGAATCCTTCTATCGTTTCCTTCCGCGCACGCTGCTGGGAAGCTGGCGCAGTGCCTGGGATCTGGAGGTGGAACGCATGCAGAAGGAAGGCTGTGGATTCTGGAGCCTGCGCAACCAGATGATCTGGGCGATTGCCGGCCCTTTGTTTCTCCTGATGGCGGCCTACGGCCTGGCCGGCTCTGTCGGCGCCGCGACCTTTGCCGTGCAAGCGGTCATTGCCTTCACCTTGCTGGAAGTGGTTAATTACATCGAGCACTATGGTCTGGAGCGTCGCCGCACCGGGACGGGGCGGTATGAAAAGGTTCGCATTCATCACTCCTGGAATGCCAGTGAGCGCCTGACGAATTTCATTCTTTTCAATCTGCAGCGCCACTCCCATCATCACGCCCACTCCATTACCCCCTATCAGGCGCTGCAGCATTTCGATGAGAGTCCCCAGCTTCCGACCGGCTACGCGGGCATGGTGTTGCTGGCACTCGTGCCGTCGCTCTGGCGCAGGGTCATGGATCCCAGAGCGAAGCGCTATCGCCAGGATGTACTGGGAATTGAAGGACAGGATGCATGA
- a CDS encoding histidine triad nucleotide-binding protein: protein MSDDTIFGKIARGEMDADIVYENSRVVAFRDINPQAPTHVLVIPRKPIATINDIEADDRMLIGEMFLAAKEVARIEGLESSGYRVVMNCGEGAGQSVFHIHLHVLGGRSLKWPPG from the coding sequence ATGAGTGACGATACCATATTCGGAAAGATTGCCCGTGGCGAGATGGATGCGGATATCGTTTACGAGAATTCGCGGGTTGTCGCCTTTCGGGATATCAACCCTCAGGCACCGACCCATGTGCTGGTCATTCCCCGCAAGCCCATTGCCACCATCAATGACATCGAGGCCGATGACCGGATGCTCATTGGAGAGATGTTCCTGGCCGCCAAGGAAGTGGCGCGAATCGAGGGGCTTGAGTCCTCGGGCTATCGAGTCGTAATGAACTGTGGTGAAGGGGCGGGGCAGAGCGTCTTTCATATCCACCTGCATGTGCTCGGGGGGCGGAGTCTGAAGTGGCCGCCCGGTTGA
- the recR gene encoding recombination mediator RecR — MFSRHVESLIEALKALPGVGPRSAQRMAFHILERDRSGGEQLVRSLSAALEKVGQCGRCRMLSDDDICGICRNPRREQGLVCVVESPADVMAIEQATAYQGLYFVLLGHLSPLDGIGPEELGLDLLESRLGDGTVEELILATNPTVEGEATASYLTDIARAHGVRTSRIAHGVPIGGELEYVDGGTLSHAFQGRIQL, encoded by the coding sequence ATGTTCTCACGCCATGTGGAATCGCTGATCGAAGCGCTCAAGGCCCTGCCCGGCGTGGGGCCACGTTCGGCCCAGCGCATGGCCTTCCATATTCTCGAGCGGGATCGAAGCGGCGGTGAGCAGCTGGTCAGGTCACTGTCCGCTGCCCTGGAGAAGGTCGGCCAGTGCGGGCGTTGCCGCATGCTCAGCGATGACGACATTTGCGGGATCTGTCGCAATCCCCGGCGGGAGCAGGGGCTGGTGTGCGTGGTGGAAAGTCCGGCCGATGTCATGGCCATCGAGCAGGCGACGGCCTATCAGGGCCTGTACTTCGTGCTCCTGGGGCATCTATCGCCACTGGACGGTATCGGCCCGGAGGAACTGGGCCTCGATCTGCTGGAATCCCGCCTGGGAGATGGCACGGTGGAGGAGCTCATTCTGGCCACCAACCCCACCGTGGAGGGGGAGGCGACCGCCAGCTATCTCACGGACATTGCAAGGGCGCACGGCGTTCGGACGAGCCGCATTGCCCATGGCGTTCCGATTGGGGGAGAGCTCGAGTACGTGGATGGCGGCACGCTCTCCCACGCTTTTCAGGGACGGATTCAACTGTAG
- a CDS encoding tetratricopeptide repeat protein, with amino-acid sequence MRSRRHIATTWILASTLGALVTACAGVKPAQEVVSTAPAEEVTLRPVFNSALFEPLPAVPSAGELTNPSDRQSREFLSFYHAEERRNVDGHRRLRDYLERRLSGFDYRHDTLAVSEALELGQGNCMSLAAVTYGLTELVGLDIEFQLVNTPPVFDRDERTVVSSNHVRSRVFQPDYEPAKGHFPLQRPHIVIDYFPSRRGIGGRRINQDEFLAMFYRNLSAEALLNDDPSAAFAFALEALAHKEAYPDALNLLAILHRRAGDIRTAEAIYNYAVNQSGDRVDLLNNHINLLRAEQRHQEADILERRLAQLPDDNPFRWIELGEQARQQGAYAQALKWFSLAIERAPYLHEGYWRKAVVLAQMGQYQRSAAALSKASELAHRPNDQRKYMSKMQTLTEAGIQDRNPSP; translated from the coding sequence ATGAGAAGCCGTCGACACATCGCCACCACCTGGATCCTGGCTTCCACCCTGGGTGCCCTGGTGACGGCCTGTGCCGGTGTCAAACCGGCACAAGAAGTGGTGTCCACCGCGCCTGCAGAGGAGGTGACCCTGCGCCCTGTCTTCAACTCGGCGCTTTTCGAACCTCTGCCTGCCGTGCCCTCGGCAGGGGAACTCACCAACCCCAGCGACCGCCAGTCCCGGGAGTTTCTTTCCTTCTACCACGCAGAGGAACGACGGAACGTAGACGGACATCGGCGTTTGCGTGATTACCTCGAACGGCGACTATCGGGATTCGACTACCGGCATGACACACTTGCCGTCAGCGAGGCACTAGAACTGGGACAGGGAAACTGCATGTCCCTGGCCGCAGTGACCTATGGCCTTACCGAGCTCGTCGGACTGGATATCGAATTCCAGCTGGTCAATACGCCCCCTGTCTTCGACCGGGACGAGCGAACGGTCGTCAGCAGCAACCATGTGCGAAGCCGGGTCTTTCAACCGGATTACGAACCAGCCAAGGGACACTTTCCGCTGCAACGCCCACACATTGTGATTGACTACTTTCCGAGCCGCCGCGGTATCGGAGGGCGTCGAATCAATCAGGATGAATTCCTGGCCATGTTTTACAGGAACCTGTCGGCCGAGGCACTGCTGAACGACGACCCATCCGCTGCCTTCGCCTTTGCCCTCGAAGCGCTGGCACACAAGGAAGCCTACCCCGATGCACTGAACCTGCTGGCCATCCTGCACCGGCGAGCGGGCGATATCCGCACCGCCGAAGCCATATACAACTACGCCGTCAATCAATCCGGCGATCGGGTTGATCTGCTCAACAACCACATCAACCTTCTGCGTGCAGAACAACGCCACCAGGAGGCGGACATCCTTGAGCGCAGGCTGGCTCAATTACCGGACGACAACCCCTTTCGGTGGATTGAACTGGGTGAGCAGGCTCGCCAGCAGGGGGCCTACGCACAGGCCCTGAAGTGGTTTTCCCTTGCAATCGAGCGGGCACCGTATCTTCACGAAGGCTATTGGCGGAAGGCGGTGGTTCTTGCGCAGATGGGGCAGTACCAGAGAAGTGCCGCGGCCCTGTCGAAGGCAAGCGAACTCGCTCATCGCCCGAATGATCAGCGCAAATACATGAGCAAAATGCAGACATTGACCGAGGCCGGAATACAGGATCGGAATCCCTCGCCCTAG
- the rsgA gene encoding ribosome small subunit-dependent GTPase A, translated as MSASEQCIHGQVLASYGSHALVDCEDGENRECSIKGKRLRPVAGDRVSITLADNGGAVIAHIHERESELARQSGGGRHAQVLAANLDTLVVVIAPEPWPEPGIVDRYLAAAEHLGLQALIVLNKIDLTADEEPDWLSEFETLGYGVFRTSAERGTGLDALRARLARHTASLVGQSGVGKSSLLNRLMGEAIARTGEISDRSGEGRHTTTTAFLHRLPGQPGGLIDSPGVRDYHLPPVPPERVPFLFREIREAGSGCRFNNCRHRNEPGCAVMDAVDAGAIAQRRYRSFLRLLEQMETIGERNPGLFPR; from the coding sequence ATGTCGGCAAGCGAGCAATGCATTCACGGCCAGGTTCTGGCCAGCTATGGCAGCCATGCCCTGGTGGACTGCGAGGACGGCGAAAACCGGGAGTGCAGCATCAAGGGCAAGCGCCTGAGGCCGGTGGCTGGTGACCGTGTGAGCATTACTCTGGCCGACAATGGTGGCGCCGTGATCGCCCACATCCATGAGCGGGAAAGTGAACTGGCCCGTCAGAGCGGGGGTGGCCGTCATGCCCAGGTTCTGGCCGCCAACCTGGATACCCTGGTCGTCGTTATCGCCCCGGAACCCTGGCCGGAACCAGGGATTGTGGATCGCTATCTGGCCGCTGCGGAACACCTGGGCTTGCAGGCCCTGATCGTCCTTAACAAGATCGATCTCACGGCGGACGAGGAACCCGACTGGCTGTCGGAATTCGAGACGCTGGGTTATGGCGTCTTTCGTACCTCGGCCGAGCGCGGAACCGGCCTGGATGCCCTGCGCGCCCGCCTCGCGCGCCACACGGCCAGTCTGGTGGGGCAATCGGGCGTGGGCAAATCGAGTCTGCTCAACAGGCTCATGGGGGAAGCCATTGCGCGTACCGGCGAGATATCGGATCGCAGCGGCGAGGGGCGGCACACTACCACCACCGCCTTCCTTCACCGACTGCCCGGGCAGCCCGGGGGGCTGATCGACTCACCCGGCGTGCGCGATTACCACCTCCCGCCGGTGCCCCCGGAACGGGTTCCCTTCCTGTTTCGGGAAATCCGCGAAGCCGGCAGCGGCTGCCGTTTCAACAATTGCCGCCACCGCAACGAGCCAGGTTGCGCTGTCATGGATGCAGTGGATGCCGGCGCCATCGCCCAGCGCCGATATCGCAGTTTCCTGCGGCTGCTGGAACAGATGGAAACCATCGGGGAAAGAAATCCGGGCCTGTTTCCGCGCTGA
- the orn gene encoding oligoribonuclease, giving the protein MAADRDNLIWIDLEMTGLDTQQDHIIEIATIVTDKHLNTLAEGPVLAIHQAETVLNAMDEWNTRQHGESGLVERVRSSDVTVAEAERQTLAFLERWVPEKASPMCGNSICQDRRFLAREMPRLEAWFHYRNLDVSTLKELARRWAPQVAAGIQKESSHLALDDIRDSIEELKHYREHFLRLDVPHLEP; this is encoded by the coding sequence ATGGCAGCGGATCGCGATAACCTGATCTGGATCGATCTCGAAATGACCGGCCTGGATACGCAGCAGGACCATATCATCGAGATCGCCACCATTGTTACTGACAAGCATCTTAACACTCTGGCGGAAGGGCCGGTTCTGGCCATTCACCAGGCGGAAACGGTGCTGAACGCGATGGATGAATGGAATACCCGTCAGCATGGAGAGTCCGGGCTGGTGGAGCGGGTGCGCAGCAGCGATGTCACGGTCGCCGAGGCGGAGCGGCAGACGCTGGCCTTTCTGGAACGGTGGGTGCCCGAAAAGGCTTCACCCATGTGTGGCAACAGCATATGCCAGGACAGGCGTTTTCTGGCGCGGGAAATGCCCCGACTGGAGGCCTGGTTCCACTATCGCAATCTGGATGTGAGCACCCTGAAGGAGCTGGCCCGACGCTGGGCTCCCCAGGTGGCGGCGGGCATTCAGAAGGAATCCAGCCACCTGGCCCTTGATGACATCCGGGATTCCATTGAGGAACTGAAGCATTATCGGGAACATTTCCTGCGCCTGGATGTGCCTCATTTGGAGCCTTGA
- a CDS encoding M15 family metallopeptidase, translating to MAARLMLVLAALFCLPAELLAVSPDRQLGTSGLAFYKHVSALHQWLGIHPDAAARSRLRFHYEANVLQSIGRDAYGRQHFLAPAAAEAWHAMDQAAREDGVRFLVVSSYRSAEYQAHLIRRRLEEGRAPERVFASIALPGYSEHHSGCAVDLASEEQPQLGAAFRHTRAYEWLHRHAADFGFRESYPRGNSKGIIPEPWHWFHLSCAD from the coding sequence GTGGCCGCCCGGTTGATGCTGGTGCTGGCCGCGCTGTTCTGCCTGCCTGCAGAGCTGCTGGCCGTAAGTCCTGACAGACAGCTAGGGACAAGTGGTCTCGCCTTTTACAAGCATGTTTCTGCCCTGCATCAATGGCTGGGCATCCATCCGGATGCGGCGGCGCGGTCACGCCTGCGATTTCATTACGAGGCGAATGTGCTCCAGTCCATTGGGAGGGATGCCTACGGCAGACAGCATTTCCTGGCCCCGGCAGCGGCGGAGGCCTGGCATGCCATGGATCAGGCGGCGCGAGAGGATGGTGTTCGCTTTCTGGTGGTTTCGAGTTATCGATCTGCGGAGTACCAGGCACATCTGATTCGACGGCGTCTTGAGGAAGGGCGCGCGCCGGAACGGGTTTTCGCCTCCATCGCATTGCCGGGCTACAGCGAGCATCACAGCGGCTGTGCCGTCGACCTTGCCAGCGAGGAGCAACCACAGCTGGGTGCGGCCTTTCGCCATACCAGGGCATATGAATGGCTCCATCGCCATGCCGCGGACTTCGGCTTCCGTGAATCCTATCCGCGTGGAAACAGCAAGGGCATCATTCCGGAACCCTGGCACTGGTTTCACCTGAGTTGTGCGGATTGA
- a CDS encoding DUF938 domain-containing protein has product MMRERPFSAACERNKAPILRELQALLPMPATVLEIGSGSGQHGVHFCSMLADLVWHASDRAENLEGIRAWVSQAALPNLKGPHRLDLMQDPWPDIPIDAVFSANTAHIMHWDAVERMFAGVGRQLSAGGLFLLYGPFSRHGRHNSDSNLAFHRQLQQQDPGMGLRDLDELQALARSCDLALLEVREMPANNRLIVFRRF; this is encoded by the coding sequence TTGATGCGCGAACGTCCATTTTCGGCGGCCTGTGAGCGCAACAAGGCGCCCATTCTCCGGGAATTGCAGGCCCTGCTTCCCATGCCGGCCACCGTGCTTGAAATCGGCAGCGGCAGTGGTCAACACGGGGTGCATTTCTGTTCCATGCTGGCGGATCTCGTCTGGCATGCATCCGACCGGGCAGAAAACCTGGAAGGAATCCGGGCCTGGGTGAGCCAGGCAGCACTTCCGAACCTCAAGGGCCCGCATCGTCTGGACTTGATGCAGGATCCGTGGCCCGACATCCCGATCGATGCCGTGTTTTCCGCCAATACGGCCCATATCATGCACTGGGATGCCGTGGAGAGGATGTTTGCCGGAGTCGGCCGACAGCTTTCCGCCGGCGGGCTGTTCCTTCTCTACGGCCCTTTTTCCCGCCATGGGCGACATAACAGCGACAGCAACCTCGCCTTTCACCGTCAGCTTCAGCAACAGGACCCGGGAATGGGGCTGCGTGACCTGGATGAGCTGCAGGCCCTGGCCCGCTCCTGCGATCTCGCATTGCTCGAGGTGCGCGAAATGCCGGCCAACAATCGCCTGATCGTGTTTCGACGATTTTGA
- a CDS encoding bifunctional GNAT family N-acetyltransferase/carbon-nitrogen hydrolase family protein produces the protein MIDRDSQKDGREHEEHHLQLRNLRHDDYEDVAEIMNQVYAGMGGAWDRDEFNALLSRFPEGQIGVEDKGKVIAAAITLVVDYGRFGDHHSYRQITGNGTFSTHDPNGDVMYGVDVFVHPEYRDMRLGRRLYDARKELCRNLNLRAIVAGGRIPGYREYAGEMSPEKYIELVQRREIRDPILSFQLANDFHVRRIIRDYIPDDEASQGFATVLQWNNIYYEDRTPPLIGEQKTTVRVGTVQWQMRRVRSLEELMQQAEFFVDAMGGYNADFLVFPELFNAPLLGFFDQGNPAEAIRGLAGYTEEIADQLQQLAVSYNVNIIGGSMPVYEEQKLYNVAFLFRRDGTQDRQYKLHVTPDEKAYWGTVGGNSLKVFDTDVGKIGILVCYDCEFPELSRILMDKGMQILFVPYWVDTKNGYLRVRRCAQARAVENECYVAITGSVGNLPKIENADIQYSQTAVFTPADFAFPHDGVAAESTPNTEMTLIVDLDLEKLKQLRNEGSVRNFRDRRLDLYRIDWLGRNEDGEGGLGGTQH, from the coding sequence ATGATTGACAGGGACTCGCAAAAGGATGGGCGTGAGCACGAAGAGCACCATCTGCAGTTACGTAACCTGCGGCATGATGACTATGAGGATGTTGCCGAAATCATGAACCAGGTCTATGCCGGCATGGGCGGAGCCTGGGATCGTGATGAATTCAACGCCTTGCTGTCTCGTTTTCCGGAAGGTCAGATCGGTGTGGAGGACAAGGGCAAGGTCATTGCCGCCGCCATTACGCTGGTGGTTGATTACGGCCGCTTCGGCGATCATCACAGCTATCGTCAGATCACCGGAAACGGCACGTTTTCCACGCATGATCCCAACGGTGATGTCATGTACGGGGTGGATGTCTTTGTCCACCCGGAATACCGTGACATGCGGCTAGGCCGGCGCCTCTATGATGCCCGCAAGGAACTGTGCCGAAATCTCAATCTGCGGGCCATCGTGGCAGGAGGGCGTATCCCCGGTTACCGGGAGTACGCCGGCGAGATGTCACCAGAAAAGTACATCGAGCTGGTGCAGCGCCGCGAAATTCGTGACCCCATTTTGAGTTTTCAGTTGGCCAACGATTTTCATGTGCGACGCATCATTCGCGATTATATTCCGGATGATGAGGCCTCCCAGGGATTTGCGACCGTCCTTCAGTGGAACAATATCTACTACGAGGATCGGACACCACCATTGATCGGTGAGCAGAAGACCACCGTCCGTGTCGGTACGGTGCAATGGCAGATGCGGCGAGTTCGCTCTCTGGAAGAACTGATGCAACAGGCGGAGTTCTTTGTGGATGCCATGGGCGGCTACAATGCGGACTTTCTCGTGTTCCCCGAACTGTTCAACGCGCCCCTGCTGGGCTTCTTCGACCAGGGTAATCCGGCTGAAGCCATCCGCGGCCTGGCGGGCTACACCGAAGAAATTGCCGACCAGCTCCAGCAACTGGCGGTCTCCTACAACGTCAATATCATTGGCGGTTCCATGCCCGTCTACGAAGAGCAGAAACTTTACAACGTTGCATTCCTCTTTCGTCGGGACGGGACGCAGGACCGGCAATACAAGTTGCACGTGACCCCGGATGAAAAGGCGTACTGGGGGACAGTGGGCGGCAATTCGCTCAAGGTATTCGACACCGATGTGGGCAAGATCGGCATCCTCGTCTGTTATGACTGTGAGTTTCCGGAATTATCGCGGATTCTCATGGACAAGGGCATGCAGATTCTGTTTGTGCCCTACTGGGTAGACACAAAGAATGGCTACCTTCGGGTTCGCCGTTGTGCCCAGGCGAGGGCTGTGGAGAACGAATGCTATGTGGCAATCACCGGGAGTGTGGGCAACCTTCCAAAGATCGAGAATGCGGATATCCAGTATTCACAGACGGCGGTCTTCACCCCGGCTGATTTCGCCTTTCCCCATGACGGGGTGGCTGCGGAATCCACGCCCAATACAGAGATGACCCTGATCGTGGATCTGGACCTGGAGAAGCTCAAGCAATTGCGCAACGAGGGCTCCGTGAGGAATTTCCGGGATCGTCGCCTGGATCTTTATCGCATCGACTGGCTGGGTCGTAACGAGGACGGGGAAGGGGGGTTGGGGGGAACCCAGCACTGA